The Elusimicrobiota bacterium nucleotide sequence GGTTTCTGAACAGTTTTTGTGGTTTCGTTGGAAGATTTTATTGCTTTTATATCAAAATTTTTGCCGTATAAAGAAAGAAGCGTTATACCAACCAAAAAAATTAAAAAAGAAAATTTCATAAAAAGCCGATTGCTTTATCTACTGTATGAACAAATGCAAATCCCTGACCTGGTTTATCAAGTTTACCTGATTTTATAATTGCATCAAAAACAGCATTCGTTTCTGACTTTTTTGTCACAATCAAGATCACTTCTTTTTCGGGAGTAATTATCTTTCCCCAAAAGCCCAGTTTCTGACGGACGCCGGTGCCTCTTGCGTAGAAAATGGTTGCACCTTCCGCACCTGATTTGATTGCATCTTTTACAACTTTATCCGCCTTACCTCTCTGCACAATACAGGTAATCAAATTTAATTCGTTCATTTTTGCTCCAGTTTAAGCGTGATTGTTGGTATATTGGTAATAGACGAATGACCAAAATACTGAACAGGTCCGGGATAAAGATAACTTTCTGTCAATGCCCATATATCTCTATTTTCAAGCAATGTTTTGAATGGTTTCCCGTCAAGATTTACCAATGCTTTTTTTATAACCGCTTTTTCTTTGCCTTTTCGTCGTTCTATTGTCATCATCGTTGTAAGTGGCACACCACCGCATTCCCACAGGTCTGCTTTTTTTGTCAGTTTTTTTACCGACGAGAGATACCCCGATAAATTATTAAGTGCCAATACTGCTGAATTATATCCGAGTGCATAGCAATAGTTTGCATCAAAATTTGACGGTGCACCACAGCGGCCTTCATAGCCAAAGAAATGTGTGATTGTTGAAAACTTTCCAGCATATTTTCCTTCTTTTTTTAATTCTGATAATTTCTTTTTAACCATATCTATTAAAAGTTTTTCCGTCTCAATTTGTGAAAC carries:
- a CDS encoding P-II family nitrogen regulator; the encoded protein is MNELNLITCIVQRGKADKVVKDAIKSGAEGATIFYARGTGVRQKLGFWGKIITPEKEVILIVTKKSETNAVFDAIIKSGKLDKPGQGFAFVHTVDKAIGFL